In one Nicotiana tomentosiformis chromosome 6, ASM39032v3, whole genome shotgun sequence genomic region, the following are encoded:
- the LOC104096683 gene encoding 25.3 kDa vesicle transport protein SEC22-1-like: MVKLTMIARVTDGLPLAEGLDDSRDVPDSDFYKQQAKSLFKNLSMGQNEASRMSVETGPYIFHYIIEGHVCYLTMCDRSYPKKLAFQYLEDLKNEFERVNRSQIETAARPYAFIKFDTFIQKTKKLYQDTGTQRNISKLSDELYEVHQIMTRNVQDVLGVGEKLDQVSQMSSRLTSESRIYVDKARDLNRQALIRKWAPVAIVIGVVSLLFWVKNKIW, translated from the exons ATGGTGAAGTTGACTATGATTGCTCGTGTAACTGATGGCCTTCCTCTAGCTGAGGGGCTGGATGATAGCCGCGATGTTCCAGATTCAGATTTCTACAAACAGCAAGCCAAGTCCTTATTCAAGAACCTCTCTATGGGCCAGAATGAGGCATCAAGGATGTCCGTTGAAACTGGACCTTATATTTTCCA TTATATCATTGAAGGGCACGTTTGTTATCTGACTATGTGTGATCGCTCTTATCCAAAGAAACTTGCCTTTCAGTACCTGGAAGACCTTAAGAATGAGTTTGAGCGTGTCAATAGGAGTCAAATCGAAACTGCCGCTAGACCTTATGCCTTTATCAAATTTG ATACATTCATACAGAAGACGAAGAAACTGTACCAGGATACCGGAACTCAGCGCAATATTTCGAAGTTGAGTGATGAACTTTATGAAGTTCATCAGATAATGACTCGAAATGTACAAGACGTTCTTGGTGTCGGTGAAAAATTGGACC AGGTCAGTCAGATGTCCAGCCGCTTGACATCAGAATCCCGCATATATGTTGATAAGGCGAGAGATTTAAATCGTCAG GCTTTGATTCGGAAATGGGCTCCTGTTGCTATTGTCATTGGAGTTGTTAGTCTCCTCTTCTGGGTTAAAAATAAGATCTGGTGA